In a genomic window of Lacrimispora sp. BS-2:
- a CDS encoding AraC family transcriptional regulator produces MKGGAILGKEEVIGKAIIFIENNLYNSISACDVAKAAGYSYYHFHRYFYVIMGETIRSYIRGRRLTQAAWSLVHTDNKMFKLENQCSLEARIVNTIPKYIMGIRFKTDIDTSNIVEMWSIFNELVSRLDYDVCACKRYSIFESTESCSVDKFNADSEATVFIGIEVHQNNNIPEEMLIKRLVSNKYAKFTHTGTAGSLLKTYRYIWGYGFRIADMKSPDMMILNVIQKIFQVLIILILKLIFIFLVC; encoded by the coding sequence ATGAAAGGAGGGGCTATCCTGGGTAAGGAAGAAGTTATTGGGAAGGCAATTATATTTATTGAAAACAATTTGTATAATTCTATTTCAGCTTGTGATGTTGCCAAGGCGGCAGGCTACTCCTATTATCATTTTCATCGTTATTTTTATGTTATTATGGGAGAAACTATTAGAAGTTATATCAGAGGCAGACGGCTGACACAGGCAGCATGGAGTTTAGTACATACTGATAATAAGATGTTTAAACTGGAAAATCAATGTAGTTTGGAAGCTCGGATAGTAAATACTATTCCAAAATATATTATGGGTATAAGATTTAAAACGGATATTGATACAAGCAATATTGTTGAAATGTGGAGTATTTTCAATGAGTTGGTGTCCAGGCTGGACTATGATGTATGTGCATGCAAACGATATAGCATATTTGAATCAACAGAGTCATGTTCGGTAGATAAATTTAATGCAGACAGTGAAGCAACTGTCTTTATAGGCATTGAAGTACACCAAAATAATAATATACCGGAGGAAATGCTGATAAAAAGGTTAGTCTCTAATAAATATGCAAAATTTACTCATACTGGAACTGCTGGATCTTTACTTAAAACATACCGGTATATATGGGGGTATGGTTTCCGAATAGCGGATATGAAATCGCCGGACATGATGATTTTGAATGTTATACAGAAAATTTTTCAGGTCCTGATAATCCTGATTCTGAAATTGATATTTATTTTCCTCGTATGTTAA
- the lpdA gene encoding dihydrolipoyl dehydrogenase yields MEEQYDLIVIGAGPGGYVAAIKAAKLGMKTAVIENREVGGTCLNRGCVPAKAMLHAAKLYQEVLSGERFGIISKEVSYDYGKVMSYKNETSESLRLGVEQLLKGNKVERISGTGSLTMDGRVRVKTTEGEEILQAKHILLATGSKPALLPIEGIRLPGIMTSDEMFQLDHVPENLIIIGGGVIGVEFATVFSSFGSKVTLLEAEERLLPGLDKEISQSVKLLLKKRGVDIHTKAFVRKIEKEGLDFICTYGEKVKDKEKIEVLKTPYLLSATGRIPNTDGLLEEGTILKMDRGRIVVKENFETSMPGVFAIGDVIGGIQLAHAASSQGICAVEGMNGKEPSIDLSVVPSCVYTDPEIACVGITEEEAKEKGIETVTGKFLTHANSKSFITKEERGFVKVVTDKETGVLLGVQMMCARATDMIGEMGTAISNKLTAEQLLKAMRAHPTYNESVAEALEDCIGGAIHVLPRR; encoded by the coding sequence ATGGAGGAACAATATGATCTGATTGTTATTGGTGCAGGACCCGGAGGATATGTAGCAGCGATCAAGGCTGCAAAGCTGGGAATGAAGACAGCGGTGATAGAAAACCGGGAAGTCGGCGGCACCTGCTTAAACAGGGGCTGCGTTCCGGCAAAGGCCATGCTTCATGCTGCCAAATTATATCAGGAGGTTCTTTCCGGAGAGCGATTTGGAATCATCTCAAAAGAGGTGAGCTATGATTACGGAAAAGTAATGTCCTATAAAAATGAAACTTCCGAAAGTCTCAGACTTGGTGTGGAACAGCTCCTTAAAGGAAATAAAGTGGAACGGATCAGTGGGACAGGGTCGCTGACCATGGATGGAAGGGTCAGGGTCAAGACAACGGAAGGAGAAGAAATCCTTCAGGCAAAACATATCCTGCTGGCAACAGGATCCAAGCCGGCTCTTTTGCCTATTGAAGGAATCCGCCTTCCCGGAATTATGACCAGCGATGAGATGTTTCAGCTTGATCATGTACCGGAAAACCTGATTATTATAGGGGGCGGGGTCATAGGGGTGGAGTTTGCCACCGTATTCTCTTCCTTTGGTTCCAAGGTCACATTGCTGGAGGCGGAAGAAAGGCTTCTGCCAGGTCTGGATAAAGAGATTTCCCAGAGTGTAAAGCTGCTTTTGAAAAAGAGAGGCGTTGACATTCATACCAAGGCATTTGTCCGGAAGATAGAAAAGGAGGGCCTGGATTTTATCTGTACCTATGGAGAGAAAGTAAAAGATAAAGAAAAGATTGAGGTCTTAAAGACGCCATACCTGCTTTCAGCCACCGGACGTATCCCTAATACGGATGGACTGCTGGAGGAAGGGACAATACTTAAAATGGACCGTGGCAGGATTGTGGTGAAGGAAAACTTTGAGACAAGTATGCCGGGCGTGTTTGCTATCGGAGATGTCATCGGAGGTATTCAGCTTGCCCATGCCGCAAGCTCCCAGGGCATCTGTGCGGTGGAAGGAATGAATGGGAAAGAGCCGTCCATTGATTTATCGGTAGTTCCGTCATGTGTTTATACGGATCCTGAGATTGCATGTGTGGGAATAACGGAAGAGGAAGCAAAAGAAAAAGGAATCGAGACCGTTACCGGGAAATTCTTAACTCATGCCAACAGTAAATCATTTATAACTAAGGAAGAGAGAGGCTTTGTTAAAGTTGTAACAGATAAGGAAACAGGCGTACTGCTGGGAGTACAGATGATGTGCGCCAGAGCTACGGACATGATTGGTGAAATGGGAACCGCCATTTCCAATAAACTTACTGCAGAGCAGCTTTTAAAGGCTATGCGGGCTCATCCTACCTATAATGAATCTGTGGCGGAGGCGCTTGAGGACTGTATTGGCGGGGCGATTCATGTACTGCCACGCAGGTAA
- a CDS encoding lipoate--protein ligase, translating to MIQQIKYINGSSHDPYLNLAIEEYLLETAGRDTCILYLWQNENTVVIGKNQNPWKECRIRELEQDGGHLVRRLSGGGAVFHDLGNLNFTFLVNKKHYDLDKQLEVILSGVKKLGIYAEKSGRNDITVSDRKFSGNAFYTRGEKCYHHGTLLVRADMEKLSKYLQVSKDKLALKGVDSVKSRVTNLSEYRDDLTIDMLKEKLLEAFEETYGCKAVFCRQEDLDQEALAEGRKKFSSWDWLYGRNMDFQYELSKRFVWGNVIWQFQVNSGIIKDLQLFSDSMEPDLMDRIPGYIKGSKYENEDIYNKLDQVPAETQAQSAMIKDLKEFFAAAEL from the coding sequence ATGATACAGCAAATTAAATATATAAATGGAAGCAGTCATGACCCATATCTGAATCTTGCCATTGAGGAGTATTTATTAGAAACAGCAGGGCGGGATACCTGTATCCTATATCTTTGGCAGAATGAAAATACCGTTGTAATCGGTAAAAACCAGAATCCATGGAAGGAATGCAGAATCCGGGAGTTAGAGCAGGATGGCGGGCACCTGGTGAGACGGCTTTCAGGAGGAGGCGCCGTATTCCATGACCTGGGCAATTTGAATTTTACGTTCCTTGTAAACAAGAAACATTATGATCTGGATAAACAGCTTGAGGTCATTTTAAGCGGGGTCAAAAAGCTGGGAATTTATGCAGAGAAATCCGGACGGAACGATATTACCGTGTCAGACAGGAAGTTTTCCGGTAATGCCTTTTATACAAGAGGGGAGAAATGCTATCATCATGGGACCCTGCTGGTTCGTGCAGATATGGAGAAGCTGTCCAAATATCTCCAGGTCTCAAAGGATAAGCTGGCATTAAAAGGAGTGGACTCCGTTAAATCCAGGGTGACCAATCTTTCTGAATATCGGGATGACCTGACTATCGATATGTTAAAAGAAAAGCTTCTGGAGGCATTTGAGGAAACTTATGGATGTAAGGCGGTTTTCTGCAGGCAGGAGGATTTAGACCAGGAAGCATTGGCTGAGGGAAGAAAGAAATTTTCTTCCTGGGATTGGCTGTATGGACGTAACATGGATTTTCAGTACGAATTGTCAAAACGGTTTGTATGGGGAAATGTAATCTGGCAGTTTCAGGTGAACAGCGGGATCATAAAGGATCTCCAATTGTTTTCCGATTCCATGGAGCCGGATCTTATGGACCGAATCCCCGGATATATAAAGGGAAGCAAATATGAAAATGAGGATATTTATAATAAGCTGGATCAGGTGCCTGCAGAAACCCAGGCCCAGTCGGCCATGATAAAAGACTTAAAAGAATTTTTTGCTGCTGCAGAATTATAA
- the gcvPB gene encoding aminomethyl-transferring glycine dehydrogenase subunit GcvPB encodes MLIFEKGQQGRKMSILPECDVPVSLPEEGSLRKKSLHLPHVSENDISRHYTEAAKKAYGVNDGFYPLGSCTMKYNPKINEDVAALPGFKQIHPLQPEHTVQGCMEVLKTAEQYLCEITGMDRMTFQPAAGAHGEFTGLLLIKAYHESRGDKKRTKIIVPDSAHGTNPASAAMVGFSVISIPSADDGGVDLEELKKAVGEDTAGLMLTNPNTLGLFDKNILEITKIVHDGGGLNYYDGANLNAVMGMIRPGDMGFDVVHLNLHKTFSTPHGGGGPGSGPVGCKNLLAEFLPGNMVEEDKGYMFHRPAQTMGQVKSFYGNFLIVVRAMTYLFMLGKEGIPEASKHAVLNANYMMAQLKDVYDMAYQGPCMHEFVMSLARLKKETGVSAMDIAKGLLDHGIHPPTMYFPLIVPEALMAEPTETESKETLDEVISVLRSLYETARSQPETLHQAPIHTPVTRLDEVRAARNPKLKYDFLDKETDKDDTAN; translated from the coding sequence ATGCTGATATTTGAAAAGGGACAGCAAGGAAGAAAGATGAGCATCCTGCCGGAATGTGATGTGCCGGTAAGTCTGCCGGAAGAAGGCAGCTTAAGAAAAAAGAGCCTGCACCTTCCGCATGTGTCTGAAAATGATATAAGCAGGCATTATACAGAAGCAGCGAAAAAGGCATATGGTGTCAATGACGGCTTTTATCCTCTGGGTTCCTGTACCATGAAATATAATCCCAAGATCAATGAAGACGTGGCGGCCCTTCCTGGATTTAAGCAGATTCATCCGCTGCAGCCGGAGCATACGGTGCAGGGCTGCATGGAGGTACTGAAAACAGCAGAGCAATACTTATGTGAGATCACCGGAATGGATCGCATGACCTTCCAGCCGGCAGCAGGAGCTCATGGTGAATTTACCGGGCTTTTGCTGATAAAAGCATACCATGAAAGCCGCGGTGACAAAAAAAGAACTAAGATCATTGTACCGGATTCCGCACATGGAACCAATCCTGCAAGTGCGGCAATGGTAGGCTTTTCAGTAATCAGTATCCCATCTGCTGATGACGGCGGAGTGGATTTGGAGGAATTAAAAAAAGCAGTCGGGGAAGATACGGCCGGACTGATGCTGACCAATCCCAATACATTAGGGCTTTTTGATAAAAACATACTGGAAATTACAAAAATCGTTCATGATGGGGGTGGCCTGAATTACTATGACGGAGCAAATTTAAATGCTGTTATGGGTATGATAAGACCTGGGGATATGGGGTTTGATGTGGTTCATTTAAATCTTCACAAAACCTTTTCTACTCCCCACGGAGGAGGAGGCCCGGGCAGCGGACCAGTAGGCTGCAAGAATCTCCTGGCTGAATTTTTACCGGGTAACATGGTGGAGGAAGATAAGGGATATATGTTTCATCGTCCTGCCCAGACCATGGGACAGGTGAAAAGCTTTTATGGCAACTTTTTGATCGTGGTCAGGGCCATGACGTATTTATTCATGCTTGGAAAGGAAGGAATCCCGGAGGCCTCAAAGCATGCCGTTTTAAACGCCAATTATATGATGGCCCAATTAAAGGATGTATATGATATGGCATACCAGGGACCCTGTATGCACGAATTTGTCATGAGCCTGGCAAGACTTAAAAAAGAAACCGGTGTATCAGCTATGGACATAGCAAAAGGGCTTTTGGACCACGGAATCCATCCGCCGACCATGTATTTTCCACTGATCGTACCGGAAGCTTTAATGGCGGAGCCTACGGAAACGGAGTCAAAAGAAACCCTGGATGAAGTGATTTCTGTATTGCGCAGCCTCTATGAAACTGCAAGGTCTCAGCCGGAAACCCTGCATCAGGCCCCCATCCATACGCCGGTCACCAGACTTGATGAAGTAAGGGCAGCCAGAAATCCAAAGTTAAAGTATGACTTCTTAGATAAGGAAACAGATAAAGATGATACAGCAAATTAA
- the gcvPA gene encoding aminomethyl-transferring glycine dehydrogenase subunit GcvPA, with protein MGSFVPVTDHDRKEMMSAIGIESIEDLFGQLPQEVLLKDGLNLPSGMSEMEVCKRMEGIAAKNKVFPVIFRGAGAYSHYIPSIVKSVLSKETLYTAYTPYQAEISQGILQSIYEYQTMICELTGMDTANASVYDGAAAAAEAVAMCRDRKKNRAFVSAAVHPQVMETIKTYCFGNGIELTVIPEKDGVTDLDFLKEHLDSQAACVYIQNPNYYGSLEPAAEIGTIAKEAGARYIMGVNPISLGVIKTPAEYGADIAVGEGQPLGLPLSFGGPYIGFMACTKELTRKLPGRIVGETVDSNGKTGYVLTLQAREQHIRREKALSNICSNQALCALAVSVYLAAMGAEGLRQAAIQCMSKAHYMADQLEAIGYPVVNRGEFFHEFVTISKLPAEQVMSVLEEHGILGGYPLTGERAGQILWCCTEMNAKDDIDRVIGILKEV; from the coding sequence ATGGGTTCATTTGTACCGGTAACCGATCATGACAGAAAAGAAATGATGTCAGCGATCGGAATTGAGAGCATAGAAGACCTTTTCGGGCAGCTCCCCCAGGAAGTTCTGTTAAAGGATGGATTGAATCTTCCCAGTGGAATGTCTGAAATGGAAGTATGTAAGAGGATGGAAGGTATTGCGGCAAAAAATAAGGTATTTCCGGTCATATTCAGAGGGGCAGGCGCTTACAGCCACTACATTCCGTCCATTGTGAAAAGCGTATTATCAAAGGAAACCCTGTACACTGCTTATACCCCGTATCAGGCGGAAATCAGCCAGGGAATCTTACAATCCATATATGAATACCAGACAATGATCTGTGAGCTTACAGGAATGGATACAGCCAATGCTTCCGTGTATGACGGTGCGGCTGCAGCTGCAGAAGCAGTTGCAATGTGCAGGGACAGAAAGAAAAACAGGGCCTTTGTTTCCGCGGCAGTTCATCCTCAGGTAATGGAGACTATAAAGACTTATTGTTTTGGAAACGGGATAGAACTGACTGTTATTCCTGAGAAAGACGGTGTTACGGATCTGGATTTTCTGAAAGAGCATCTGGATAGTCAGGCCGCATGTGTCTATATTCAGAATCCCAATTATTACGGCAGCCTGGAACCGGCGGCTGAAATTGGAACCATAGCAAAGGAAGCCGGTGCGCGGTATATCATGGGTGTGAATCCCATTTCCTTAGGGGTAATAAAGACGCCGGCAGAATACGGTGCTGATATTGCAGTGGGGGAGGGACAGCCCCTTGGACTGCCTCTGTCATTTGGCGGACCATATATCGGCTTCATGGCATGTACGAAAGAACTGACCAGAAAGCTTCCGGGAAGGATCGTGGGAGAAACTGTTGATTCCAACGGAAAAACAGGATATGTCCTGACCCTTCAGGCAAGGGAACAGCATATCCGCAGAGAAAAAGCGTTAAGCAACATCTGCTCAAATCAGGCGCTTTGCGCATTGGCAGTGTCAGTCTATTTAGCGGCGATGGGAGCAGAAGGACTGAGGCAGGCAGCCATACAATGTATGTCAAAGGCCCATTATATGGCAGACCAGTTGGAAGCAATCGGATATCCGGTTGTAAACCGCGGGGAATTCTTCCACGAATTTGTGACCATTTCAAAGCTTCCGGCAGAACAGGTGATGAGTGTACTGGAAGAACATGGAATTCTTGGCGGTTATCCTTTGACCGGTGAAAGAGCCGGACAGATCTTATGGTGCTGTACGGAAATGAATGCAAAGGATGACATTGACCGTGTCATTGGCATTCTGAAGGAGGTGTAA
- the gcvH gene encoding glycine cleavage system protein GcvH, with the protein MKVLENLVYTKTHEWVRFEDETTALVGLTDHAQQSLGELVFVNLPEEGDETTAGESFADVESVKAVSDVYCPVTGVVSEVNEELLEAPEKINEAPYEAWFVKITDITDKEEFLSPEEYGEFVKKEME; encoded by the coding sequence ATGAAGGTATTAGAAAATCTGGTTTACACAAAAACACATGAATGGGTGAGGTTTGAAGATGAAACAACAGCTTTGGTCGGACTTACGGATCACGCCCAGCAGTCATTGGGAGAGCTTGTTTTCGTCAATCTTCCGGAAGAAGGTGATGAGACCACAGCCGGTGAATCATTTGCCGATGTGGAATCCGTAAAAGCCGTTTCGGATGTGTATTGTCCGGTGACCGGAGTCGTATCAGAAGTCAATGAAGAACTTCTGGAAGCACCGGAAAAGATCAATGAGGCTCCTTATGAAGCCTGGTTTGTAAAGATAACTGATATTACGGATAAAGAAGAATTCTTAAGTCCCGAGGAATATGGAGAATTTGTAAAAAAAGAAATGGAATAA